The Triticum aestivum cultivar Chinese Spring chromosome 7B, IWGSC CS RefSeq v2.1, whole genome shotgun sequence genome window below encodes:
- the LOC543170 gene encoding proteasome subunit beta type-5-A produces MIPNLSALENHFGAAAAGSDDFAGLFSADAADQLALEFPTCNDFDGFQKATKEMVNNKKGTTTLSFIFDKGVIVAADSRASMGGYISSQTVRKIIEINPYMLGTMAGGAADCQFWHRNLGVKCRLHELANKRRISIAGSSKTLANILYSYRGMGLSIGTMIAGFDETGPGLYYVDSEGARLKGSRFSVGSGSLYAYGILDEGYKFNMSVEEAAELARRAIYHATFRDGASGGCVSVYYVGPDGWKKLSGDDVGELHYHYYPVQAAPVEQEMAEAPSAST; encoded by the exons ATGATTCCCAACCTCTCCGCCCTCGAGAACCActtcggcgccgccgccgccggcagcgacgacttcgccggCCTCTTCTCCGCCGACGCCGCCGACCAGCTCGCCCTCGAGTTCCCCACCTGCAACGAC TTCGATGGGTTCCAGAAGGCGACCAAGGAGATGGTGAACAACAAGAAGGGGACCACCACGCTCTCCTTCATCTTCGACAAGGGCGTCATCGTCGCCGCCGACTCCCGGGCCAGCATGGGCGGCTACATAT CTTCGCAAACTGTGAGGAAAATCATCGAGATTAATCCCTACATGCTGGGAACCATGGCTGGAGGTGCTGCTGATTGCCAATTTTGGCATAGAAACTTGGGGGTCAAG TGCCGGCTCCATGAGCTCGCGAACAAGCGGAGGATCTCCATTGCTGGTTCTTCAAAGACGTTGGCTAATATCCTTTATTCATACCGCGGGATGGGACTTTCAATCGGTACCATGATTGCTGGATTTGATGAAACT GGTCCGGGCTTGTACTATGTTGATAGCGAGGGTGCAAGGCTCAAGGGAAGCCGATTCTCTGTTGGTTCTGGCTCTCTATATGCTTATGGTATCTTGGACGAGGG TTACAAATTCAACATGTCAGTTGAGGAAGCTGCTGAGTTAGCTCGGCGGGCTATTTACCACGCAACATTCCGTGACGGAGCTAGTGGTGGCTGTGTTAGTG TCTACTATGTTGGCCCTGACGGCTGGAAGAAGTTGTCTGGAGATGATGTTGGAGAGCTGCACTACCACTACTACCCAGTCCAGGCGGCTCCTGTCGAGCAAGAGATGGCCGAGGCCCCTTCTGCGTCAACCTGA
- the LOC123157149 gene encoding putative lipase YDR444W isoform X1 codes for MASTLCSPRHHHRSHLCRSRLRPSPPSHARLRSGAGCPPGLNTTKYLCSHPMSTGRGSPVSCSSMDASSSKQGPEHLIVLVHGIMASFSSFSIDYSPSDWTYGEAVLKKRLGDNFLIYASSSNIYAKSFDGINVAGRRLAKEVLDVVQKMAGLKKISFIAHSLGGLFARYAIAILYSQQAKETGSGASVMLTSGGSEISRTSGLGAIAGLEPTNFITLATPHLGVRGKNQLPFLQGLSILEKLAAPLAPFIVGRTGAQLFLTDGEPSKPPLLLLMTSDHEDKKFISALAAFKNRILYANVSYDHMVGWKTSSIRRELDLRKPLRRSLDGYKYIVNVEYCSPVSSDGPHFPSRAARAKEAAQSTPNMENTNEYHQMMEEEMIRGLQRVGWKKVDVNFHASLWPYSAHNNMHVKNEWVHNAGAGVIAHVADSMKQTCLPSNL; via the exons ATGGCGTCCACGCTTTGCTctccccgccaccaccaccgctcACATCTTTGCCGCAGCCGCCTCCGCCCCTCCCCTCCCAGCCACGCCCGTCTCCGGAGCGGCGCCGGCTGCCCACCAG GATTGAACACCACGAAATACCTTTGTTCCCACCCAATGTCCACCGGCAGGGGCTCTCCTGTGTCGTGTTCATCCATGGATGCATCCAGCAGCAAGCAAGGACCAGAACATCTCATTGTTCTGGTTCATGGTATCATGGCAAG TTTTTCTTCGTTCTCCATCGATTATAGCCCCAGTGACTGGACATATGGGGAAGCAGTGCTGAAAAAGAGGCTTGGTGATAATTTCCTCATCTATG CTAGTTCATCAAACATCTACGCCAAATCTTTTGACGGGATCAATGTAGCTGGAAGGAGGTTAGCGAAAGAA GTCTTGGACGTGGTTCAGAAGATGGCTGGCTTGAAAAAGATTTCCTTCATAGCACATTCTTTGGGTGGTTTGTTTGCTAGATATGCTATTGCTATACTATATTCACAGCAAGCAAAAGAAACTGGAAGTGGTGCTAGTGTCATGCTCACAAGTGGAGGATCTGAAATATCACGCACTTCAGGATTAGGTGCCATTGCTGGGTTGGAGCCAACTAATTTTATTACATTGGCAACCCCACATCTTGGTGTTAGAGGAAAAAATCAG CTTCCATTTCTTCAAGGGTTGTCAATTCTAGAGAAACTTGCAGCACCTTTGGCGCCCTTCATTGTCGGACGCACTGGTGCTCAACTCTTTCTCACTGATGGTGAACCTAGCAAGCCACCTCTCCTTCTACTAATGACATCTGACCATGAGGACAAAAAGTTCAT ATCTGCACTAGCAGCTTTTAAGAACCGCATTCTGTATGCTAATGTTTCATATGACC ATATGGTTGGTTGGAAAACATCCTCAATAAGGAGAGAATTGGACCTTCGAAAG CCCTTGCGTCGTTCACTTGATGGCTACAAGTACATTGTGAATGTGGAATACTGTTCACCTGTGTCGTCCGATGGTCCCCATTTTCCTTCGCGGGCTGCCAGAGCTAAAGAAGCTGCACAAAGTACACCGAACATGGAAAATACCAATGAATATCACCAGATGATGGAAG AGGAGATGATTCGTGGTTTGCAGAGAGTGGGGTGGAAGAAAGTAGATGTCAACTTCCACGCGTCACTGTGGCCTTACTCTGCTCACAACAACATGCAT GTTAAGAATGAGTGGGTTCACAACGCTGGTGCTGGTGTTATCGCCCACGTCGCGGACAGCATGAAACAGACATGTCTGCCTTCCAACTTGTAA
- the LOC123157149 gene encoding putative lipase YDR444W isoform X2, producing the protein MASTLCSPRHHHRSHLCRSRLRPSPPSHARLRSGAGCPPGLNTTKYLCSHPMSTGRGSPVSCSSMDASSSKQGPEHLIVLVHGIMASPSDWTYGEAVLKKRLGDNFLIYASSSNIYAKSFDGINVAGRRLAKEVLDVVQKMAGLKKISFIAHSLGGLFARYAIAILYSQQAKETGSGASVMLTSGGSEISRTSGLGAIAGLEPTNFITLATPHLGVRGKNQLPFLQGLSILEKLAAPLAPFIVGRTGAQLFLTDGEPSKPPLLLLMTSDHEDKKFISALAAFKNRILYANVSYDHMVGWKTSSIRRELDLRKPLRRSLDGYKYIVNVEYCSPVSSDGPHFPSRAARAKEAAQSTPNMENTNEYHQMMEEEMIRGLQRVGWKKVDVNFHASLWPYSAHNNMHVKNEWVHNAGAGVIAHVADSMKQTCLPSNL; encoded by the exons ATGGCGTCCACGCTTTGCTctccccgccaccaccaccgctcACATCTTTGCCGCAGCCGCCTCCGCCCCTCCCCTCCCAGCCACGCCCGTCTCCGGAGCGGCGCCGGCTGCCCACCAG GATTGAACACCACGAAATACCTTTGTTCCCACCCAATGTCCACCGGCAGGGGCTCTCCTGTGTCGTGTTCATCCATGGATGCATCCAGCAGCAAGCAAGGACCAGAACATCTCATTGTTCTGGTTCATGGTATCATGGCAAG CCCCAGTGACTGGACATATGGGGAAGCAGTGCTGAAAAAGAGGCTTGGTGATAATTTCCTCATCTATG CTAGTTCATCAAACATCTACGCCAAATCTTTTGACGGGATCAATGTAGCTGGAAGGAGGTTAGCGAAAGAA GTCTTGGACGTGGTTCAGAAGATGGCTGGCTTGAAAAAGATTTCCTTCATAGCACATTCTTTGGGTGGTTTGTTTGCTAGATATGCTATTGCTATACTATATTCACAGCAAGCAAAAGAAACTGGAAGTGGTGCTAGTGTCATGCTCACAAGTGGAGGATCTGAAATATCACGCACTTCAGGATTAGGTGCCATTGCTGGGTTGGAGCCAACTAATTTTATTACATTGGCAACCCCACATCTTGGTGTTAGAGGAAAAAATCAG CTTCCATTTCTTCAAGGGTTGTCAATTCTAGAGAAACTTGCAGCACCTTTGGCGCCCTTCATTGTCGGACGCACTGGTGCTCAACTCTTTCTCACTGATGGTGAACCTAGCAAGCCACCTCTCCTTCTACTAATGACATCTGACCATGAGGACAAAAAGTTCAT ATCTGCACTAGCAGCTTTTAAGAACCGCATTCTGTATGCTAATGTTTCATATGACC ATATGGTTGGTTGGAAAACATCCTCAATAAGGAGAGAATTGGACCTTCGAAAG CCCTTGCGTCGTTCACTTGATGGCTACAAGTACATTGTGAATGTGGAATACTGTTCACCTGTGTCGTCCGATGGTCCCCATTTTCCTTCGCGGGCTGCCAGAGCTAAAGAAGCTGCACAAAGTACACCGAACATGGAAAATACCAATGAATATCACCAGATGATGGAAG AGGAGATGATTCGTGGTTTGCAGAGAGTGGGGTGGAAGAAAGTAGATGTCAACTTCCACGCGTCACTGTGGCCTTACTCTGCTCACAACAACATGCAT GTTAAGAATGAGTGGGTTCACAACGCTGGTGCTGGTGTTATCGCCCACGTCGCGGACAGCATGAAACAGACATGTCTGCCTTCCAACTTGTAA
- the LOC123157149 gene encoding putative lipase YDR444W isoform X3, producing MASTLCSPRHHHRSHLCRSRLRPSPPSHARLRSGAGCPPGLNTTKYLCSHPMSTGRGSPVSCSSMDASSSKQGPEHLIVLVHGIMASFSSFSIDYSPSDWTYGEAVLKKRLGDNFLIYASSSNIYAKSFDGINVAGRRLAKEVLDVVQKMAGLKKISFIAHSLGGLFARYAIAILYSQQAKETGSGASVMLTSGGSEISRTSGLGAIAGLEPTNFITLATPHLGVRGKNQLPFLQGLSILEKLAAPLAPFIVGRTGAQLFLTDGEPSKPPLLLLMTSDHEDKKFISALAAFKNRILYANVSYDHMVGWKTSSIRRELDLRKPLRRSLDGYKYIVNVEYCSPVSSDGPHFPSRAARAKEAAQSTPNMENTNEYHQMMEGKGDDSWFAESGVEESRCQLPRVTVALLCSQQHAC from the exons ATGGCGTCCACGCTTTGCTctccccgccaccaccaccgctcACATCTTTGCCGCAGCCGCCTCCGCCCCTCCCCTCCCAGCCACGCCCGTCTCCGGAGCGGCGCCGGCTGCCCACCAG GATTGAACACCACGAAATACCTTTGTTCCCACCCAATGTCCACCGGCAGGGGCTCTCCTGTGTCGTGTTCATCCATGGATGCATCCAGCAGCAAGCAAGGACCAGAACATCTCATTGTTCTGGTTCATGGTATCATGGCAAG TTTTTCTTCGTTCTCCATCGATTATAGCCCCAGTGACTGGACATATGGGGAAGCAGTGCTGAAAAAGAGGCTTGGTGATAATTTCCTCATCTATG CTAGTTCATCAAACATCTACGCCAAATCTTTTGACGGGATCAATGTAGCTGGAAGGAGGTTAGCGAAAGAA GTCTTGGACGTGGTTCAGAAGATGGCTGGCTTGAAAAAGATTTCCTTCATAGCACATTCTTTGGGTGGTTTGTTTGCTAGATATGCTATTGCTATACTATATTCACAGCAAGCAAAAGAAACTGGAAGTGGTGCTAGTGTCATGCTCACAAGTGGAGGATCTGAAATATCACGCACTTCAGGATTAGGTGCCATTGCTGGGTTGGAGCCAACTAATTTTATTACATTGGCAACCCCACATCTTGGTGTTAGAGGAAAAAATCAG CTTCCATTTCTTCAAGGGTTGTCAATTCTAGAGAAACTTGCAGCACCTTTGGCGCCCTTCATTGTCGGACGCACTGGTGCTCAACTCTTTCTCACTGATGGTGAACCTAGCAAGCCACCTCTCCTTCTACTAATGACATCTGACCATGAGGACAAAAAGTTCAT ATCTGCACTAGCAGCTTTTAAGAACCGCATTCTGTATGCTAATGTTTCATATGACC ATATGGTTGGTTGGAAAACATCCTCAATAAGGAGAGAATTGGACCTTCGAAAG CCCTTGCGTCGTTCACTTGATGGCTACAAGTACATTGTGAATGTGGAATACTGTTCACCTGTGTCGTCCGATGGTCCCCATTTTCCTTCGCGGGCTGCCAGAGCTAAAGAAGCTGCACAAAGTACACCGAACATGGAAAATACCAATGAATATCACCAGATGATGGAAGGCAA AGGAGATGATTCGTGGTTTGCAGAGAGTGGGGTGGAAGAAAGTAGATGTCAACTTCCACGCGTCACTGTGGCCTTACTCTGCTCACAACAACATGCAT GTTAA